The Streptomyces sp. NBC_01244 genome contains a region encoding:
- a CDS encoding ATP-binding protein, producing MNTHIRDSALQFTARLAATPLGARQARRLAVETLTGWGLTSEGPALIVAELAANAVTHGRVPGRDFRIGLALVGGVLRIEVMDTRGDRVPGIRDAGGCAEGGRGLVLVDAIADRWGVELGLPPLKVVWAEVGMGMARGPAQVALG from the coding sequence ATGAATACGCACATCCGTGACTCCGCGCTCCAGTTCACCGCTCGGCTCGCCGCCACGCCCCTCGGCGCGCGCCAGGCCCGGCGGCTCGCCGTCGAGACGCTCACCGGGTGGGGGCTGACCTCCGAGGGGCCCGCGCTCATCGTGGCCGAGCTGGCTGCCAACGCGGTCACCCACGGCCGGGTGCCCGGTCGGGACTTCCGGATCGGGCTCGCCCTCGTCGGCGGGGTGCTGCGGATCGAGGTGATGGATACGCGGGGTGACCGGGTCCCGGGAATCCGGGACGCGGGTGGGTGCGCGGAGGGCGGGCGGGGGCTGGTGCTGGTCGATGCGATCGCGGACCGGTGGGGCGTGGAACTCGGGCTGCCACCGCTCAAGGTGGTCTGGGCGGAGGTGGGGATGGGGATGGCGCGAGGGCCTGCGCAGGTGGCCCTGGGGTGA